One window from the genome of Streptomyces sp. NBC_00287 encodes:
- the rpoB gene encoding DNA-directed RNA polymerase subunit beta, translating into MAASRTASTANTNNGASTAPLRISFAKIKEPLEVPNLLALQTESFDWLLGNTAWQSRVEAALESGQDVPTKSGLEEIFEEISPIEDFSGSMSLTFRDHRFEPPKNSIDECKERDFTYAAPLFVTAEFTNNETGEIKSQTVFMGDFPLMTGKGTFVINGTERVVVSQLVRSPGVYFDSSIDKTSDKDIFSAKIIPSRGAWLEMEIDKRDMVGVRIDRKRKQSVTVLLKALGWTTEQILEEFGEYESMRATLEKDHTQGQDDALLDIYRKLRPGEPPTREAAQTLLENLYFNPKRYDLAKVGRYKVNKKLGADAPLDAGILTVEDIISTIKYLVKLHAGETETTGDSGGTIVVETDDIDHFGNRRLRSVGELIQNQVRTGLARMERVVRERMTTQDVEAITPQTLINIRPVVASIKEFFGTSQLSQFMDQNNPLSGLTHKRRLSALGPGGLSRERAGFEVRDVHPSHYGRMCPIETPEGPNIGLIGSLASYGRVNAFGFVETPYRKVVDGQVTDEVDYLTADEEDRFVIAQANAALGDDMRFAEARVLVRRRGGEVDYVGGEDVDYMDVSPRQMVSVATAMIPFLEHDDANRALMGANMMRQAVPLIKSESPLVGTGMEYRSAVDAGDVVKAEKAGVVQEVSADYITTANDDGTYITYRLAKFARSNQGTSVNQKVIVNEGDRIIEGQVLADGPATQNGEMALGKNLLVAFMPWEGHNYEDAIILSQRLVQDDVLSSIHIEEHEVDARDTKLGPEEITRDIPNVSEEVLADLDERGIIRIGAEVIAGDILVGKVTPKGETELTPEERLLRAIFGEKAREVRDTSLKVPHGETGKVIGVRVFDREEGDELPPGVNQLVRVYVAQKRKITDGDKLAGRHGNKGVISKILPIEDMPFLEDGTPVDIILNPLGVPSRMNPGQVLEIHLGWLASRGWDVSGLAEEWAQRLQVIGADSVAPGTNVATPVFDGAREDELAGLLEHTIPNRDGERMVLPTGKAPLFDGRSGEPFPEPISVGYMYILKLHHLVDDKLHARSTGPYSMITQQPLGGKAQFGGQRFGEMEVWALEAYGAAYALQELLTIKSDDVTGRVKVYEAIVKGENIPEPGIPESFKVLIKEMQSLCLNVEVLSSDGMSIEMRDTDEDVFRAAEELGIDLSRREPSSVEEV; encoded by the coding sequence TTGGCCGCCTCGCGCACTGCCTCGACCGCGAATACGAACAACGGCGCCAGCACCGCCCCGCTGCGCATCTCCTTTGCAAAGATCAAGGAGCCCCTCGAGGTTCCCAACCTGCTCGCGCTGCAGACCGAGAGCTTTGACTGGCTGCTCGGGAACACCGCCTGGCAGAGTCGGGTCGAGGCGGCTCTCGAGTCCGGTCAGGACGTCCCCACCAAGTCCGGTCTGGAGGAGATCTTCGAGGAGATCTCCCCGATCGAGGACTTTTCCGGGTCGATGTCGCTGACGTTCCGCGACCACCGTTTCGAGCCGCCGAAGAACAGCATCGACGAGTGCAAGGAGCGCGACTTCACGTACGCCGCTCCGCTCTTCGTGACGGCTGAGTTCACCAACAACGAGACCGGCGAGATCAAGTCCCAGACCGTCTTCATGGGCGACTTCCCGCTCATGACGGGCAAGGGCACCTTCGTCATCAACGGCACCGAGCGTGTCGTGGTGTCCCAGCTGGTCCGCTCGCCCGGTGTCTACTTCGACTCCTCCATCGACAAGACGTCCGACAAGGACATCTTCTCGGCCAAGATCATCCCGTCCCGGGGTGCCTGGCTGGAGATGGAGATCGACAAGCGCGACATGGTCGGTGTCCGTATCGACCGCAAGCGCAAGCAGTCCGTCACCGTCCTGCTCAAGGCTCTCGGTTGGACCACCGAGCAGATCCTGGAGGAGTTCGGCGAGTACGAGTCGATGCGCGCCACCCTGGAGAAGGACCACACCCAGGGCCAGGACGACGCGCTGCTCGACATCTACCGCAAGCTGCGTCCGGGCGAGCCCCCGACCCGTGAGGCCGCGCAGACGCTGCTGGAGAACCTGTACTTCAACCCCAAGCGCTACGACCTCGCCAAGGTCGGCCGCTACAAGGTCAACAAGAAGCTGGGTGCGGACGCTCCGCTGGACGCGGGCATCCTGACCGTCGAGGACATCATCTCGACGATCAAGTACCTGGTGAAGCTGCACGCCGGCGAGACCGAGACCACCGGGGACAGCGGCGGCACGATCGTCGTCGAGACCGACGACATCGACCACTTCGGCAACCGTCGTCTGCGCAGCGTCGGCGAGCTCATCCAGAACCAGGTCCGTACGGGTCTGGCGCGTATGGAGCGAGTCGTCCGTGAGCGCATGACGACCCAGGACGTCGAGGCGATCACGCCGCAGACCCTGATCAACATCCGGCCGGTCGTCGCCTCCATCAAGGAGTTCTTCGGCACCAGCCAGCTGTCGCAGTTCATGGACCAGAACAACCCGCTGTCGGGTCTCACCCACAAGCGCCGTCTGTCGGCTCTTGGTCCGGGTGGTCTCTCCCGTGAGCGGGCCGGCTTCGAGGTCCGTGACGTGCACCCGTCTCACTACGGCCGTATGTGCCCGATCGAGACGCCCGAAGGCCCGAACATCGGTCTGATCGGTTCGCTGGCCTCCTACGGCCGGGTCAACGCGTTCGGTTTCGTCGAGACCCCGTACCGCAAGGTCGTCGACGGCCAGGTCACCGACGAGGTGGACTACCTGACCGCCGACGAGGAGGACCGGTTCGTCATCGCGCAGGCCAACGCCGCGCTCGGTGACGACATGCGCTTCGCCGAGGCCCGCGTGCTGGTCCGCCGCCGTGGCGGCGAGGTCGACTACGTCGGCGGCGAGGACGTGGACTACATGGACGTCTCGCCGCGCCAGATGGTGTCGGTCGCGACCGCCATGATCCCCTTCCTCGAGCACGACGACGCCAACCGCGCCCTCATGGGCGCGAACATGATGCGTCAGGCCGTTCCGCTGATTAAGTCGGAGTCCCCGCTCGTCGGCACCGGCATGGAGTACCGCTCCGCGGTCGACGCCGGCGACGTGGTCAAGGCCGAGAAGGCCGGTGTGGTCCAGGAGGTCTCCGCGGACTACATCACCACCGCCAACGACGACGGCACGTACATCACGTACCGCCTGGCCAAGTTCGCCCGTTCCAACCAGGGCACCTCGGTCAACCAGAAGGTCATCGTCAACGAGGGCGACCGGATCATCGAGGGCCAGGTCCTGGCCGACGGTCCGGCCACCCAGAACGGCGAGATGGCGCTCGGCAAGAACCTGCTGGTCGCGTTCATGCCGTGGGAGGGTCACAACTACGAGGACGCGATCATCCTGTCGCAGCGCCTCGTGCAGGACGACGTCCTCTCCTCGATCCACATCGAGGAGCACGAGGTCGACGCCCGTGACACCAAGCTCGGCCCCGAGGAGATCACCCGGGACATCCCGAACGTCTCCGAGGAGGTCCTCGCCGACCTCGACGAGCGCGGCATCATCCGGATCGGTGCCGAGGTCATCGCCGGTGACATCCTCGTCGGCAAGGTCACGCCCAAGGGTGAGACCGAGCTGACGCCGGAGGAGCGCCTGCTGCGCGCGATCTTCGGTGAGAAGGCCCGTGAGGTCCGTGACACCTCGCTGAAGGTGCCGCACGGCGAGACCGGCAAGGTCATCGGCGTCCGCGTCTTCGACCGCGAGGAGGGCGACGAGCTTCCCCCCGGTGTGAACCAGCTGGTGCGCGTCTATGTCGCGCAGAAGCGCAAGATCACCGACGGTGACAAGCTCGCCGGCCGTCACGGCAACAAGGGTGTCATCTCCAAGATCCTGCCCATCGAGGACATGCCGTTCCTCGAGGACGGGACCCCGGTCGACATCATCCTCAACCCGCTCGGTGTGCCGTCCCGAATGAACCCGGGACAGGTGCTGGAGATCCACCTCGGCTGGCTCGCCAGCCGCGGCTGGGACGTCTCCGGTCTCGCCGAGGAGTGGGCGCAGCGCCTTCAGGTCATCGGCGCCGACTCCGTCGCCCCCGGCACCAACGTCGCGACCCCGGTCTTCGACGGTGCGCGTGAGGACGAGCTCGCCGGTCTGCTCGAGCACACGATCCCGAACCGCGACGGAGAGCGCATGGTGCTCCCGACCGGTAAGGCTCCGCTGTTCGACGGCCGCTCGGGTGAGCCCTTCCCGGAGCCGATCTCGGTCGGCTACATGTACATCCTGAAGCTGCACCACCTGGTCGACGACAAGCTGCACGCCCGGTCGACCGGCCCGTACAGCATGATCACCCAGCAGCCGCTGGGTGGTAAGGCTCAGTTCGGTGGCCAGCGGTTCGGCGAGATGGAGGTGTGGGCCCTCGAGGCCTACGGCGCCGCGTACGCCCTCCAGGAGCTGCTGACCATCAAGTCCGACGACGTCACCGGCCGCGTGAAGGTCTACGAGGCCATCGTCAAGGGCGAGAACATCCCCGAGCCCGGCATCCCCGAGTCCTTCAAGGTGCTCATCAAGGAGATGCAGTCTCTCTGCCTCAACGTGGAGGTGCTGTCCAGCGACGGTATGTCCATCGAAATGCGTGACACCGACGAGGATGTCTTCCGCGCCGCGGAGGAGCTCGGCATCGACCTGTCCCGGCGCGAGCCGAGCAGCGTCGAAGAGGTCTGA
- a CDS encoding DNA-directed RNA polymerase subunit beta' produces the protein MLDVNFFDELRIGLATADDIRQWSHGEVKKPETINYRTLKPEKDGLFCEKIFGPTRDWECYCGKYKRVRFKGIICERCGVEVTRAKVRRERMGHIELAAPVTHIWYFKGVPSRLGYLLDLAPKDLEKVIYFAAYMITYVDEERRTRDLPSLEAHVSVERQQVENRRDADLEARAKKLESDLAELEAEGAKADVRRKVREGAEREMKQLRDRAQREIDRLDEVWTRFKNLKVQDLEGDELLYRELRDRFGTYFDGSMGAAALQKRLESFDLEEEAEKLREIIRTGKGQKKTRALKRLKVVSAFLQTSNSPKGMVLDCVPVIPPDLRPMVQLDGGRFATSDLNDLYRRVINRNNRLKRLLDLGAPEIIVNNEKRMLQEAVDALFDNGRRGRPVTGPGNRPLKSLSDMLKGKQGRFRQNLLGKRVDYSARSVIVVGPQLKLHQCGLPKAMALELFKPFVMKRLVDLNHAQNIKSAKRMVERGRTVVYDVLEEVIAEHPVLLNRAPTLHRLGIQAFEPQLVEGKAIQIHPLVCTAFNADFDGDQMAVHLPLSAEAQAEARILMLSSNNILKPADGRPVTMPTQDMVLGLFFLTTDGEMRGVKGEDRSFASVAEAIMAFDAGELSLQSPIDIRFPVGTIPPRGWMPPAQEEGEPEWQQGDSFRLRTTLGRALFNELLPEDYPFVDYEVGKKQLSEIVNDLAERYPKVIVAATLDNLKASGFYWATRSGVTVAISDVVVPEAKKEIVKGYEALDEKVQKQYERGLITKDERTQELIAIWTKATNEVAEAMNENFPKTNPIFMMVNSGARGNMMQMRQIAGMRGLVSNAKNETIPRPIKASFREGLSVLEYFISTHGARKGLADTALRTADSGYLTRRLVDVSQDVIIREEDCGTERGLKLKIAIRGEDGVLRKTDDVETSVYARMLAEDVVIDGKVIAPANVDLGDVLIDQLVHHGVEEVKTRSILTCESQVGTCAMCYGRSLATGKLVDIGEAVGIIAAQSIGEPGTQLTMRTFHTGGVAGDDITQGLPRVVELFEARTPKGVAPISEASGRVRIEETEKTKKLVVTPDDGSDETAFPISKRAKVLVREGDHVEVGQQLTVGATNPHDVLRILGQRAVQVHLVGEVQKVYNSQGVSIHDKHIEIIIRQMLRRVTIIESGDAELLPGELVERSKFETENRRVVQEGGHPASGRPQLMGITKASLATESWLSAASFQETTRVLTDAAINAKSDSLIGLKENVIIGKLIPAGTGLSRYRNIRVEPTEEAKAAMYSAVGYDDIDYSPFGTGSGQAVPLEDYDYGPYNQ, from the coding sequence GTGCTCGACGTCAACTTCTTCGACGAGCTCCGGATCGGCCTGGCCACCGCTGACGACATCCGTCAGTGGAGCCACGGCGAGGTCAAGAAGCCCGAGACCATCAACTACCGCACCCTCAAGCCCGAAAAGGACGGACTCTTCTGCGAGAAGATCTTCGGTCCGACCCGGGACTGGGAGTGCTACTGCGGCAAGTACAAGCGTGTCCGGTTCAAGGGCATCATCTGTGAGCGCTGTGGCGTCGAGGTGACTCGCGCCAAGGTGCGCCGTGAGCGGATGGGCCACATTGAGCTGGCCGCCCCTGTCACGCACATCTGGTACTTCAAGGGTGTCCCCTCGCGCCTCGGCTACCTGCTGGACCTGGCGCCCAAGGACCTCGAGAAGGTCATCTACTTCGCGGCGTACATGATCACGTACGTCGACGAGGAGCGCCGTACCCGCGACCTGCCCTCCCTGGAGGCGCATGTCTCCGTCGAGCGTCAGCAGGTCGAGAACCGCCGGGACGCCGACCTGGAGGCCCGCGCCAAGAAGCTCGAGTCCGACCTGGCCGAGCTGGAGGCCGAGGGCGCCAAGGCCGACGTGCGCCGCAAGGTGCGCGAGGGTGCCGAGCGCGAGATGAAGCAGCTGCGCGACCGTGCGCAGCGCGAGATCGACCGCCTCGACGAGGTGTGGACCCGGTTCAAGAACCTCAAGGTCCAGGACCTCGAGGGCGACGAGCTCCTCTACCGCGAGCTGCGTGACCGCTTCGGCACGTACTTCGACGGCTCGATGGGTGCCGCGGCGCTGCAGAAGCGCCTGGAGTCCTTCGACCTCGAGGAAGAGGCCGAGAAGCTCCGCGAGATCATCCGTACCGGCAAGGGCCAGAAGAAGACCCGTGCGCTGAAGCGGCTGAAGGTCGTGTCTGCCTTCCTGCAGACCTCCAACAGCCCCAAGGGCATGGTCCTCGACTGCGTCCCGGTCATCCCGCCGGACCTTCGCCCGATGGTGCAGCTGGACGGTGGCCGCTTCGCGACCTCCGACCTGAACGACCTGTACCGCCGTGTGATCAACCGGAACAACCGACTGAAGCGCCTTCTCGACCTCGGTGCGCCCGAGATCATCGTGAACAACGAGAAGCGCATGCTTCAGGAGGCCGTCGACGCGCTGTTCGACAACGGCCGTCGTGGCCGTCCGGTCACCGGTCCCGGTAACCGCCCGCTGAAGTCCCTCAGCGACATGCTGAAGGGCAAGCAGGGTCGTTTCCGTCAGAACCTGCTCGGTAAGCGAGTCGACTACTCGGCGCGTTCCGTCATCGTCGTCGGCCCGCAGCTGAAGCTGCACCAGTGCGGTCTGCCCAAGGCCATGGCGCTGGAGCTCTTCAAGCCGTTCGTGATGAAGCGCCTGGTCGACCTGAACCACGCGCAGAACATCAAGAGCGCCAAGCGCATGGTGGAGCGCGGCCGCACCGTCGTGTACGACGTCCTCGAAGAGGTCATCGCCGAGCACCCGGTGCTGCTGAACCGTGCTCCCACCCTGCACCGCCTCGGCATCCAGGCCTTCGAGCCGCAGCTGGTCGAGGGCAAGGCCATCCAGATCCACCCGCTCGTCTGCACCGCGTTCAACGCGGACTTCGACGGCGACCAGATGGCCGTGCACCTGCCGCTCTCCGCGGAGGCGCAGGCCGAGGCGCGCATCCTGATGCTGTCCTCGAACAACATCCTCAAGCCCGCCGACGGCCGTCCGGTGACGATGCCGACCCAGGACATGGTCCTCGGTCTGTTCTTCCTCACCACCGACGGTGAGATGCGCGGCGTCAAGGGTGAGGACCGCTCCTTCGCGTCCGTCGCCGAGGCGATCATGGCCTTCGACGCGGGCGAGCTCTCGCTGCAGTCGCCGATCGACATCCGCTTCCCGGTGGGCACCATCCCGCCGCGTGGCTGGATGCCGCCGGCGCAGGAGGAGGGCGAGCCGGAGTGGCAGCAGGGTGACAGCTTCCGGCTGCGCACCACGCTGGGCCGCGCGCTCTTCAACGAGCTGCTGCCCGAGGACTACCCGTTCGTCGACTACGAGGTCGGCAAGAAGCAGCTCTCCGAGATCGTCAACGACCTCGCCGAGCGCTACCCCAAGGTCATCGTGGCGGCGACGCTCGACAACCTGAAGGCTTCCGGCTTCTACTGGGCGACCCGTTCCGGTGTCACCGTGGCCATCTCCGACGTCGTCGTTCCCGAGGCGAAGAAGGAGATCGTCAAGGGTTACGAGGCGCTGGACGAGAAGGTCCAGAAGCAGTACGAGCGCGGTCTGATCACCAAGGACGAGCGCACCCAGGAACTCATCGCGATCTGGACCAAGGCGACCAACGAGGTTGCCGAGGCCATGAACGAGAACTTCCCGAAGACCAACCCGATCTTCATGATGGTGAACTCGGGTGCACGAGGCAACATGATGCAGATGCGTCAGATTGCCGGTATGCGTGGTCTGGTGTCGAACGCCAAGAACGAGACGATTCCGCGTCCGATCAAGGCCTCGTTCCGTGAGGGCCTGTCCGTGCTGGAGTACTTCATCTCCACGCACGGTGCCCGTAAGGGTCTGGCCGACACCGCCCTGCGTACCGCCGACTCGGGTTACCTGACCCGTCGTCTGGTGGACGTCTCGCAGGACGTGATCATCCGCGAGGAGGACTGCGGCACCGAGCGCGGTCTGAAGCTGAAGATCGCGATCCGCGGCGAGGACGGCGTCCTGCGCAAGACGGACGACGTCGAGACCAGCGTCTACGCCCGCATGCTCGCCGAGGACGTCGTCATCGACGGCAAGGTGATCGCGCCGGCCAACGTGGACCTCGGCGACGTGCTCATCGACCAGCTCGTGCACCACGGTGTCGAGGAGGTCAAGACCCGCTCGATCCTCACCTGCGAGTCCCAGGTCGGCACCTGTGCCATGTGCTACGGCCGTTCGCTGGCCACCGGCAAGCTGGTCGACATCGGTGAGGCGGTCGGCATCATCGCCGCCCAGTCCATCGGTGAGCCCGGTACCCAGCTGACGATGCGTACCTTCCACACCGGTGGTGTGGCCGGTGACGACATCACCCAGGGTCTGCCCCGTGTCGTCGAGCTCTTCGAGGCTCGTACGCCGAAGGGTGTCGCCCCGATCTCCGAGGCCTCCGGCCGCGTGCGGATCGAGGAGACCGAGAAGACCAAGAAGCTCGTCGTCACCCCGGACGACGGCAGCGACGAGACGGCGTTCCCGATCTCGAAGCGTGCCAAGGTCCTGGTCCGCGAGGGCGACCACGTCGAGGTGGGCCAGCAGCTCACCGTGGGTGCCACCAACCCGCACGACGTGCTGCGCATTCTGGGTCAGCGTGCCGTCCAGGTCCACCTGGTCGGCGAGGTCCAGAAGGTGTACAACTCGCAGGGTGTGTCGATCCACGACAAGCACATCGAGATCATCATCCGGCAGATGCTGCGCCGTGTGACGATCATCGAGTCCGGCGACGCCGAGCTGCTGCCCGGCGAGCTGGTCGAGCGCTCGAAGTTCGAGACCGAGAACCGTCGTGTGGTCCAGGAGGGCGGTCACCCGGCCTCCGGTCGTCCGCAGCTCATGGGTATCACCAAGGCCTCGCTGGCCACGGAGTCCTGGCTGTCGGCGGCGTCCTTCCAGGAGACGACGCGAGTCCTCACGGATGCGGCGATCAACGCCAAGTCCGACTCGCTCATCGGCCTCAAGGAGAACGTCATCATCGGTAAGCTCATCCCGGCCGGTACGGGTCTGTCCCGCTACCGCAACATCCGGGTGGAGCCGACCGAGGAGGCCAAGGCCGCGATGTACTCGGCCGTCGGCTACGACGACATCGACTACTCGCCGTTCGGCACGGGCTCCGGCCAGGCCGTTCCGCTGGAGGACTACGACTACGGTCCGTACAACCAGTAA
- a CDS encoding DUF1707 and DUF4190 domain-containing protein, giving the protein MTQPVWPSWQGGSPAMLASHADRERAVDVLRAGFGEGRLEQPEFEKRVARAYAARTVGELGLLVADLPNGPVPQQSAPFIAVSQPRTNGKAVGSAVCGVLCLASFGLTGIPAVVLGHSARAEIRRTGEGGDGLALTGLVLGWLSTGGWVLFLTVLMVAAAVSG; this is encoded by the coding sequence ATGACGCAACCCGTGTGGCCGTCCTGGCAGGGCGGCAGTCCGGCCATGCTCGCCTCGCACGCCGACCGTGAGCGTGCCGTGGATGTGCTGAGAGCGGGGTTCGGCGAGGGCCGGCTGGAGCAGCCCGAGTTCGAGAAGCGGGTCGCGCGGGCGTACGCCGCCCGTACGGTGGGGGAGCTGGGGCTCCTCGTCGCCGACCTGCCCAACGGTCCCGTACCGCAGCAGTCCGCGCCCTTCATCGCCGTATCGCAGCCTCGGACGAACGGGAAAGCGGTCGGGTCCGCCGTGTGCGGGGTGCTGTGTCTGGCCAGCTTCGGGCTCACCGGCATACCCGCCGTCGTCCTGGGGCACTCGGCCCGCGCCGAGATACGGCGGACCGGGGAGGGCGGCGACGGGCTCGCGCTGACCGGGCTTGTGCTGGGCTGGCTGTCCACCGGTGGGTGGGTCCTGTTTCTGACGGTGCTGATGGTGGCCGCCGCGGTCTCCGGATGA
- the rpsL gene encoding 30S ribosomal protein S12 encodes MPTIQQLVRKGRQDKVEKNKTPALEGSPQRRGVCTRVFTTTPKKPNSALRKVARVRLTSGIEVTAYIPGEGHNLQEHSIVLVRGGRVKDLPGVRYKIIRGSLDTQGVKNRKQARSRYGAKKEK; translated from the coding sequence GTGCCTACGATCCAGCAGCTGGTCCGGAAGGGCCGGCAGGACAAGGTCGAGAAGAACAAGACGCCCGCACTCGAGGGTTCCCCTCAGCGTCGCGGCGTCTGCACGCGTGTGTTCACGACCACCCCGAAGAAGCCGAACTCGGCCCTGCGTAAGGTCGCGCGTGTGCGTCTGACCAGCGGGATCGAGGTCACCGCTTACATTCCGGGTGAGGGACACAACCTGCAGGAGCACTCCATCGTGCTCGTGCGTGGTGGCCGTGTGAAGGACCTGCCGGGTGTTCGCTACAAGATCATCCGCGGTTCCCTTGACACCCAGGGTGTGAAGAACCGCAAGCAGGCCCGCAGCCGCTACGGCGCCAAGAAGGAGAAGTAA
- the rpsG gene encoding 30S ribosomal protein S7, whose translation MPRKGPAPKRPVIIDPVYGSPLVTSLINKVLLNGKRSTAERIVYGAMEGLREKTGNDPIITLKRALENIKPTLEVKSRRVGGATYQVPIEVKPGRANTLALRWLVGYSRARREKTMTERLLNELLDASNGLGAAVKKREDTHKMAESNKAFAHYRW comes from the coding sequence ATGCCTCGTAAGGGCCCCGCCCCGAAGCGCCCGGTCATCATCGACCCGGTCTACGGTTCTCCTCTGGTGACCTCCCTGATCAACAAGGTTCTCCTGAACGGCAAGCGTTCCACCGCCGAGCGCATCGTCTACGGCGCCATGGAGGGTCTGCGTGAGAAGACGGGCAACGACCCGATCATCACGCTGAAGCGCGCGCTGGAGAACATCAAGCCGACCCTCGAGGTCAAGTCCCGCCGTGTCGGTGGTGCGACGTACCAGGTTCCGATCGAGGTCAAGCCCGGTCGTGCCAACACGCTCGCGCTGCGCTGGCTGGTCGGTTACTCCCGCGCCCGTCGCGAGAAGACCATGACCGAGCGTCTGCTCAACGAGCTTCTCGACGCGTCCAACGGCCTCGGTGCCGCTGTGAAGAAGCGCGAGGACACGCACAAGATGGCCGAGTCCAACAAGGCCTTCGCGCACTACCGCTGGTAG
- the fusA gene encoding elongation factor G yields MATTSLDLAKVRNIGIMAHIDAGKTTTTERILFYTGVSYKIGEVHDGAATMDWMEQEQERGITITSAATTCHWPLEDVDHTINIIDTPGHVDFTVEVERSLRVLDGAVTVFDGVAGVEPQSETVWRQADRYGVPRICFVNKLDRTGAEFHRCVDMISDRLGAQPIVMQLPIGAEADFKGVVDLVTMKAFVWSAEATKGEMYDVVDIPDTHTEAAEEYRGKLLESVAENDEEIMELYLEGQEPTVEQLYAAIRRITIASGKGTGTTVTPVFCGTAFKNKGVQPLLDAVVRYLPSPVDIEAIEGHDVKDPELVVKRKPSDDEPLSALAFKIMSDPHLGKLTFVRVYSGRLESGTSVLNSVKGKKERIGKIYRMHANKREEIESVGAGDIIAVMGLKQTTTGETLSDDKNPVILESMDFPAPVIQVAIEPKSKGDQEKLGVAIQRLAEEDPSFQVHSDEETGQTIIGGMGELHLEVLVDRMRREFKVEANVGKPQVAYRETIRKAVERVDYTHKKQTGGTGQFAKVQIAIEPIEGGDASYEFVNKVTGGRIPKEYIPSVDAGAQEAMQFGILAGYEMTGVRVILIDGGYHEVDSSELAFKIAGSQAFKEAARKASPVLLEPMMAVEVTTPEDYMGEVIGDINSRRGQIQAMEERAGARVVKGLVPLSEMFGYVGDLRSKTSGRASYSMQFDSYAEVPRNVAEEIIAKAKGE; encoded by the coding sequence ATGGCTACCACTTCGCTTGACCTGGCCAAGGTGCGCAACATCGGCATCATGGCCCACATCGACGCGGGCAAGACGACCACCACCGAGCGGATCCTGTTCTACACCGGCGTTTCGTACAAGATCGGTGAGGTCCACGACGGCGCTGCCACCATGGACTGGATGGAGCAGGAGCAGGAGCGTGGCATCACGATCACCTCTGCTGCCACCACCTGTCACTGGCCGCTGGAGGACGTCGACCACACCATCAACATCATCGACACGCCGGGCCACGTCGACTTCACCGTCGAGGTGGAGCGTTCGCTGCGCGTGCTCGACGGTGCGGTGACGGTGTTCGACGGCGTCGCCGGTGTTGAGCCCCAGTCCGAGACGGTGTGGCGTCAGGCGGACCGCTACGGCGTTCCGCGTATCTGCTTCGTCAACAAGCTCGACCGCACGGGCGCCGAGTTCCACCGCTGTGTGGACATGATCTCGGACCGCCTGGGCGCGCAGCCGATCGTCATGCAGCTCCCGATCGGTGCCGAGGCCGACTTCAAGGGCGTCGTCGACCTGGTGACGATGAAGGCCTTTGTCTGGTCCGCCGAGGCCACCAAGGGCGAGATGTACGACGTCGTCGACATCCCGGACACCCACACCGAGGCTGCCGAGGAGTACCGCGGCAAGCTGCTGGAGTCCGTGGCCGAGAACGACGAAGAGATCATGGAGCTGTACCTGGAGGGCCAGGAGCCCACCGTGGAGCAGCTGTACGCCGCGATCCGTCGTATCACCATCGCCTCCGGCAAGGGCACGGGCACCACGGTCACCCCGGTGTTCTGCGGTACCGCGTTCAAGAACAAGGGCGTTCAGCCCCTGCTCGACGCGGTCGTGCGCTACCTGCCTTCCCCGGTCGACATCGAGGCCATCGAGGGCCACGACGTCAAGGACCCCGAGCTTGTCGTCAAGCGCAAGCCGTCCGACGACGAGCCGCTGTCGGCGCTGGCGTTCAAGATCATGAGCGACCCGCACCTCGGCAAGCTCACCTTCGTCCGGGTCTACTCGGGCCGCCTGGAGTCCGGCACCTCGGTGCTGAACTCCGTCAAGGGCAAGAAGGAGCGCATCGGCAAGATCTACCGCATGCACGCGAACAAGCGTGAGGAGATCGAGTCGGTGGGCGCCGGCGACATCATCGCCGTCATGGGTCTGAAGCAGACCACGACCGGTGAGACGCTGTCCGACGACAAGAACCCGGTGATCCTGGAGTCCATGGACTTCCCGGCGCCGGTCATCCAGGTCGCCATCGAGCCCAAGTCGAAGGGCGACCAGGAGAAGCTCGGCGTCGCGATCCAGCGCCTGGCCGAGGAGGACCCGTCGTTCCAGGTCCACTCGGACGAGGAGACCGGCCAGACCATCATCGGTGGTATGGGCGAGCTGCACCTCGAGGTGCTGGTCGACCGTATGCGCCGTGAGTTCAAGGTCGAGGCCAACGTCGGCAAGCCGCAGGTCGCGTACCGTGAGACGATCCGCAAGGCCGTCGAGCGTGTCGACTACACGCACAAGAAGCAGACTGGTGGTACCGGCCAGTTCGCCAAGGTGCAGATTGCGATCGAGCCGATCGAGGGCGGCGACGCCTCGTACGAGTTCGTGAACAAGGTGACCGGTGGTCGTATCCCGAAGGAGTACATCCCTTCGGTCGACGCCGGTGCGCAGGAGGCCATGCAGTTCGGCATCCTCGCCGGTTACGAGATGACCGGCGTGCGCGTCATCCTGATCGACGGTGGCTACCACGAGGTCGACTCCTCCGAGCTCGCCTTCAAGATCGCCGGTTCGCAGGCCTTCAAGGAGGCCGCGCGCAAGGCCAGCCCTGTGCTCCTTGAGCCGATGATGGCCGTTGAGGTCACCACGCCCGAGGACTACATGGGTGAGGTCATCGGTGACATCAACTCCCGCCGTGGCCAGATCCAGGCCATGGAGGAGCGGGCCGGTGCCCGCGTCGTGAAGGGCCTCGTGCCCCTCTCGGAGATGTTCGGTTACGTCGGCGACCTGCGCAGCAAGACGTCCGGCCGCGCCAGCTACTCCATGCAGTTCGACTCCTACGCCGAGGTTCCGCGGAACGTCGCCGAGGAGATCATCGCGAAGGCCAAGGGCGAGTAA